One genomic window of Micropterus dolomieu isolate WLL.071019.BEF.003 ecotype Adirondacks linkage group LG14, ASM2129224v1, whole genome shotgun sequence includes the following:
- the sncgb gene encoding synuclein, gamma b (breast cancer-specific protein 1), translated as MDALMKGFSMAKEGVVAAAEKTKAGMEEAAAKTKEGVMYVGSKTKEGVVSSVNTVTNRTVDQANIVGDTAVAGANEVSQATVEGLENVAASTGVINQGEYGGMEQGGEGGEGY; from the exons ATGGATGCATTGATGAAAGGGTTCTCAATGGCCAAGGAGGGAGTGGTGGCCGCCGCAGAGAAAACCAAAGCTGGAATGGAGGAGGCAGCAGCCAAGACCAAGGAAGGGGTGATGTATGTAG GCAGTAAGACAAAGGAGGGAGTTGTGTCATCAGTAAACACAG TGACCAACAGGACCGTGGATCAGGCCAACATCGTTGGGGACACAGCGGTTGCTGGGGCCAACGAAGTGTCACAGGCAACCGTGGAGGGTCTCGAGAATGTTGCCGCATCGACCGGGGTGATCAACCAG GGAGAATATGGAGGAATGGAGCAGGGTGGGGAAGGAGGAGAG
- the ldb3b gene encoding LIM domain-binding protein 3b, whose translation MSTYTVTLNGPAPWGFRLQGGKDFNMPLTISRITPGSKAVGGSLAQGDIISAIDGVSTEGMTHLEAQNKIKSASTKLSLTMLKSRRPAPVPTATPRMDSPMPVIPHQKVIANTAANVEYTPSFNPIALKDSALSTHKPIEVKGPGGKATIVHAQYNTPISMYSQDAIMDAIAGQSQAKGHDSGALPVKDPVVDCASPVYQAVIRPGETNQDMSEWARRAANLQSKSFRILAHITGTEYMQDPDEEALQKSRERFESEVKGPRFAKLKNWHHGLSAQILNVQE comes from the exons ATGAGTACGTACACAGTGACTCTGAATGGCCCTGCTCCATGGGGCTTCAGACTACAGGGAGGAAAGGACTTCAATATGCCACTCACCATCTCCAGG ATAACTCCGGGCAGCAAGGCAGTGGGCGGCAGCTTGGCCCAGGGCGACATCATCTCAGCCATTGACGGGGTCAGCACCGAGGGGATGACACACCTGGAGGCCCAAAACAAGATCAAGTCTGCCTCCACCAAACTGTCACTCACCATGCTGAA ATCAAGACGTCCTGCACCAGTTCCCACAGCAACTCCAAGAATGGACTCACCCATGCCAGTCATCCCCCACCAGAAG GTTATCGCAAACACAGCTGCAAA TGTGGAGTACACTCCCAGCTTCAACCCCATAGCTCTGAAAGACTCAGCCCTGTCTACCCACAAGCCCATTGAGGTGAAGGGTCCGGGGGGAAAGGCAACCATTGTTCACGcccagtacaacacaccaatcAGCATGTACTCACAGGACGCCATCATGGATGCCATTGCAGGACAGTCGCAGGCCAAGGGACACGACAG TGGAGCTCTGCCTGTTAAGGACCCTGTGGTAGACTGTGCATCTCCGGTTTACCAGGCAGTGATCAGACCAGGAGAGacaaaccaggacatgtctgaaTGGGCTCGTCGTGCTGCCAACCTGCAGTCCAAGAGCTTCAGGATCCTGGCCCACATCACTGGCACTGAATACA TGCAAGATCCAGATGAGGAAGCTCTGCAGAAGTCGAG AGAGAGGTTTGAGTCGGAGGTGAAAGGGCCCCGCTTTGCCAAGCTGAAGAACTGGCACCACGGACTGTCTGCACAGATCCTCAATGTCCAGGAATAA